The following are from one region of the Geoalkalibacter subterraneus genome:
- a CDS encoding PaaI family thioesterase has translation MEKQEKNTEVCPPVDLSGEAGWTPFDAPSLVGASLRFVSGEPDGNRYRVRYYKDDAEQLRARIWFGPETEGPPGHAHGGAMAAVLDEVLGLAAWAAGHSIVVGNLNVSFRNLLPLEQVVTVESEVVSAQGRKVMVHGRICLGETVFAEAECLCITIRDK, from the coding sequence ATGGAAAAACAGGAAAAGAATACTGAAGTCTGTCCCCCGGTTGATCTGAGCGGCGAGGCGGGTTGGACGCCTTTTGATGCGCCTTCTCTGGTGGGGGCCTCGCTGCGTTTTGTGTCCGGAGAGCCGGATGGCAACCGCTACCGGGTGCGCTATTACAAGGATGACGCCGAGCAGCTGCGGGCACGCATCTGGTTCGGACCTGAAACGGAAGGCCCCCCGGGGCACGCCCATGGCGGCGCCATGGCGGCGGTGCTGGACGAAGTGCTGGGGTTGGCGGCCTGGGCGGCAGGCCACTCCATCGTGGTCGGCAATCTCAATGTCAGCTTCCGCAATCTTCTGCCGCTTGAACAGGTGGTGACGGTGGAGAGCGAGGTCGTTTCCGCCCAGGGACGCAAGGTGATGGTACATGGGCGGATCTGCTTGGGAGAAACTGTTTTCGCCGAAGCCGAGTGCCTCTGCATCACCATTCGCGATAAATAA
- a CDS encoding energy-coupling factor ABC transporter substrate-binding protein — protein sequence MKKHQNLLLILAVFLLALLPLWVVQPVADKEIFSGADGEAMDAIIEIAPDYEPWFGPLWEPPSAEIESLLFAFQAALGGGFIGYYLGVSITRVRMRRAWQNGQPCT from the coding sequence ATGAAAAAGCACCAGAACCTGCTGCTGATACTGGCAGTCTTTCTGCTGGCGCTGCTACCCCTGTGGGTGGTGCAACCGGTGGCGGATAAAGAGATATTTTCCGGCGCGGACGGCGAGGCAATGGATGCTATTATCGAAATTGCGCCGGACTACGAGCCCTGGTTCGGCCCGTTATGGGAGCCCCCCAGCGCAGAGATTGAATCCCTTCTGTTTGCATTTCAGGCCGCTCTTGGCGGCGGCTTCATCGGCTATTATCTTGGCGTCTCCATCACCCGCGTGCGGATGCGGCGTGCATGGCAGAACGGGCAGCCATGTACATAG
- the groES gene encoding co-chaperone GroES, protein MNIRPLQDRIIVERVEEETTTASGIIIPDTAKEKPQEGKVIAVGNGKKTEDGKVIPLDVKVGDKVLFGKYAGTEIKIKGKEYMMMREDDILGIIE, encoded by the coding sequence ATGAACATCAGGCCTCTGCAGGACCGTATCATTGTTGAACGGGTCGAGGAAGAAACCACAACGGCTTCCGGAATCATCATCCCCGACACCGCCAAGGAAAAGCCCCAGGAGGGCAAGGTCATCGCCGTTGGCAACGGCAAGAAGACCGAAGACGGCAAGGTCATCCCTCTCGACGTCAAGGTCGGCGACAAAGTGCTGTTCGGCAAATATGCCGGCACCGAAATCAAAATCAAAGGCAAGGAATACATGATGATGCGCGAGGACGACATCCTCGGCATCATTGAGTAA
- the upp gene encoding uracil phosphoribosyltransferase, translating to MAVFEVKHPLVKHKLGLMRHKSISTKDFRELASEVARMLTYEATRDLETEPHNTHGWAGPVEVERIKGKKITIVPILRAGLGMMDGVLDLIPSVKVSVVGLYRDETTLEPVTYFSKLAGNMASRTALILDPMLATGGSLVATVDMLKEVGCTSIRGIFLVAAPEGIERLQHKHPDVDLYVAAIDERLDENGYILPGLGDAGDKIFGTR from the coding sequence ATGGCGGTTTTTGAGGTCAAACATCCGCTGGTCAAGCATAAACTGGGTTTGATGCGACACAAGAGCATCAGCACCAAGGATTTCCGGGAACTTGCCTCCGAAGTGGCGCGCATGCTGACCTATGAGGCCACCCGCGATCTGGAAACAGAGCCGCATAACACCCATGGCTGGGCCGGGCCTGTCGAGGTGGAAAGGATCAAGGGGAAGAAGATTACCATTGTTCCCATCCTGCGGGCAGGGCTGGGGATGATGGACGGGGTGCTCGATTTGATCCCCAGCGTCAAGGTCAGCGTGGTTGGCCTCTATCGCGATGAGACAACGCTTGAACCGGTCACTTATTTCAGCAAACTAGCCGGCAATATGGCCAGCCGCACCGCGCTGATCCTCGATCCGATGCTGGCGACCGGTGGCAGCCTGGTGGCGACCGTGGATATGCTCAAGGAGGTCGGATGCACCAGTATCCGTGGTATCTTCCTGGTGGCGGCGCCTGAAGGGATTGAGCGCCTGCAGCATAAACACCCCGATGTCGACCTCTACGTTGCGGCCATCGATGAGCGACTGGATGAAAACGGTTATATCCTGCCTGGTCTTGGCGATGCCGGGGACAAGATTTTCGGCACCCGATAA
- a CDS encoding enoyl-CoA hydratase/isomerase family protein produces the protein MSQDLIVSSKEGAIGRITLNRPEAMNTFTIPFAQQLDAALWDMENDPDIRVVVINGAGKNFCTGISLDQFPSRTQREAREFLYQIDVFYHTLARMKTVTIAAVHGYAVANGAGLAFGCDLTLAADTAVFGTTAINVGLICLGPAAPMIRLIGRKKTLEMVLTGDTIKAQEAQRLGLVNRVVPEAQLQEAASSLAEKLAAKSPLALQIGKEGINRLQDIPYHQGLDLMDDLFATLSSTEDAVEGVSAFLAKRAPEWKNC, from the coding sequence ATGTCTCAAGACCTGATTGTCAGCAGCAAAGAAGGCGCCATTGGGCGGATCACATTGAACCGCCCCGAGGCGATGAATACGTTCACCATCCCCTTTGCCCAGCAACTTGATGCCGCCCTCTGGGACATGGAAAATGATCCGGACATCCGGGTTGTCGTGATCAACGGAGCTGGCAAGAATTTCTGCACGGGCATATCGCTCGACCAGTTTCCCTCCCGCACCCAGCGTGAAGCGCGTGAGTTCCTTTATCAGATTGATGTTTTCTACCACACTCTTGCGCGGATGAAAACGGTGACAATTGCCGCCGTGCACGGCTATGCCGTGGCCAACGGCGCCGGTCTGGCCTTCGGCTGCGATCTGACCCTGGCTGCCGACACAGCAGTATTCGGAACCACCGCCATCAATGTCGGCTTGATCTGCCTGGGACCGGCGGCACCGATGATCCGATTAATCGGCCGCAAGAAAACGCTGGAGATGGTTTTGACGGGAGACACGATCAAGGCGCAGGAGGCGCAGAGACTGGGGCTGGTCAACCGGGTGGTGCCCGAAGCCCAACTGCAGGAAGCCGCCAGCAGCCTGGCGGAAAAACTGGCCGCCAAAAGCCCGCTCGCCCTGCAGATCGGCAAGGAGGGAATCAACCGGCTGCAGGATATCCCTTATCACCAGGGGCTGGACCTGATGGATGATCTGTTTGCGACTCTCAGCTCCACGGAGGATGCGGTTGAAGGCGTCAGCGCCTTTCTGGCAAAACGCGCCCCTGAATGGAAGAATTGTTAG
- the groL gene encoding chaperonin GroEL (60 kDa chaperone family; promotes refolding of misfolded polypeptides especially under stressful conditions; forms two stacked rings of heptamers to form a barrel-shaped 14mer; ends can be capped by GroES; misfolded proteins enter the barrel where they are refolded when GroES binds), with protein sequence MAAKEIKFGQDARARILKGVNTLANAVKVTLGPKGRNVVIEKSFGAPLITKDGVTVAKEIELGDKFENMGAQLVKEVASKTSDVAGDGTTTATVLAQAIYREGVKLVTAGHSPMEIKRGIDKAVECAVGSLKELSKPIKDHTEIAQVGTISANGDATIGNILAEAMEKVGKEGVITVEEAKSMETSLETVEGMQFDRGYLSPYFVTDAERMETVLEDALILIHDKKISNMRDLLPVLEPVAKQGRPLMIIAEDVEGEALATLVVNKLRGTINIAAVKAPGFGDRRKAMLEDIAVLTGGKVISEEIGFKLENATIDMLGTAKRIVIDKDNTTIIDGAGAEADIEARVKQIRAQIEETTSDYDREKLQERLAKLVGGVAVVKVGAATETEMKEKKARVEDALHATRAAVEEGIVPGGGVALLRAIAALDKVEVEGEQKFGVQIVRRALEEPLRQIASNAGMEGSIVVNKLMGETGAIGFDAANDTYTDLLKAGIIDPTKVTRSALQNAGSVAGLMLTTEACIADVPQDDNKGGMGGGMPDMGGMGGMGGMGMM encoded by the coding sequence ATGGCAGCAAAAGAAATCAAATTCGGGCAGGACGCCCGTGCCCGCATTCTCAAAGGGGTCAACACCCTGGCCAACGCCGTCAAGGTGACTCTCGGCCCTAAAGGGCGCAACGTGGTGATTGAAAAATCCTTCGGCGCTCCCCTGATCACCAAGGACGGCGTGACCGTCGCCAAGGAGATCGAACTGGGAGACAAATTCGAAAACATGGGCGCACAGCTGGTCAAGGAAGTTGCTTCGAAGACTTCCGACGTCGCCGGCGACGGCACCACCACTGCGACCGTGCTGGCCCAGGCCATCTATCGCGAAGGCGTCAAGCTGGTCACCGCCGGCCACAGTCCCATGGAGATCAAGCGCGGCATCGACAAGGCCGTTGAATGCGCTGTCGGCAGCCTTAAAGAGCTGTCCAAGCCGATCAAGGACCACACCGAAATCGCCCAGGTCGGCACCATCTCCGCCAACGGCGACGCCACCATCGGCAACATCCTCGCCGAAGCCATGGAGAAGGTCGGCAAGGAAGGGGTCATCACCGTCGAAGAAGCCAAGTCGATGGAAACCTCTCTCGAAACCGTCGAGGGGATGCAGTTCGACCGCGGCTACCTCAGCCCCTATTTCGTGACCGATGCCGAGCGCATGGAAACGGTGCTGGAAGACGCCCTGATCCTGATCCACGACAAGAAGATCAGCAACATGCGTGACCTGCTGCCGGTTCTTGAGCCGGTGGCCAAGCAGGGCCGCCCCCTGATGATCATCGCCGAGGATGTTGAAGGCGAAGCGCTGGCCACTCTGGTCGTCAACAAGTTGCGCGGCACCATCAACATTGCCGCCGTCAAGGCTCCCGGCTTCGGCGACCGCCGCAAAGCCATGCTCGAAGACATTGCCGTGCTCACCGGCGGCAAGGTCATCAGCGAAGAGATCGGCTTCAAGCTCGAGAACGCCACCATCGACATGCTCGGCACCGCCAAGCGCATCGTCATCGACAAGGACAACACCACCATCATCGACGGTGCCGGCGCTGAAGCCGACATCGAGGCACGCGTCAAGCAGATCCGCGCCCAGATCGAGGAAACCACCAGCGACTACGACCGCGAGAAGCTTCAGGAGCGTCTTGCCAAACTGGTCGGCGGCGTAGCCGTGGTGAAAGTCGGCGCAGCTACTGAAACCGAGATGAAAGAGAAGAAAGCCCGCGTCGAAGACGCCCTGCACGCGACCCGCGCTGCCGTGGAAGAAGGTATCGTCCCCGGTGGCGGTGTGGCTCTGCTGCGCGCCATTGCCGCTCTCGATAAAGTCGAGGTCGAAGGCGAGCAGAAATTCGGCGTCCAGATCGTGCGTCGCGCCCTCGAAGAGCCGCTGCGCCAGATCGCTAGCAATGCCGGCATGGAAGGCTCCATCGTGGTCAACAAGCTCATGGGCGAAACCGGTGCCATCGGTTTCGATGCGGCCAACGACACCTACACCGACCTGCTCAAGGCGGGCATCATCGACCCCACCAAGGTCACCCGCAGCGCCCTGCAGAACGCCGGTTCCGTGGCCGGCCTGATGCTGACCACCGAAGCCTGCATCGCCGACGTCCCCCAGGACGATAACAAAGGCGGCATGGGCGGTGGCATGCCGGACATGGGCGGCATGGGTGGAATGGGCGGCATGGGCATGATGTAA
- a CDS encoding catalase, with translation MKKDDPKFTTTDAGAPVSSDEFSLTVGPDGPILLHDHYLMEQMASFNREMIPDRQPHAKGSGAFGHFEVTQDVSAYTKAALFQPGTKTDVLARFSTVAGEGGSPDTWRDVRGFALKFYTSEGNYDMVGNNTPVFFVRDPMKFQHFIHSQKRRADSGLRDNDMQWDFWTLSPETAHQVTILMSDRGVPRSYRHMNGYTSHTYMWVNAKGERFWVKYHFKTDQGIETLPQEEADRIAGEDADCHRRDLFNAIKKGDCPSWTLKVQIMPFEEAANYRFNPFDLTKVWPHEDYPLHEVGRLTLNRNPSDFHTEIEQAAFEPNNFVPGIGPSPDRMLLARLISYADAHRARLGVNYRQIPVNRPKCPVHSYSKGGAMRIDNVSDPVYVPNSKGGPQADPERYPESAVWSASGEFMRTAYTLRKDDDDFSQPGALVREVMNDAQRDRLVSNVVGHLKGGVSEPVLKRALEYWSNIDKEVGSRIAKGVKGS, from the coding sequence ATGAAAAAAGACGATCCAAAATTCACCACCACCGACGCGGGAGCCCCGGTCTCCAGCGATGAATTTTCCCTGACCGTCGGCCCCGACGGTCCTATCCTGCTGCATGATCACTATCTCATGGAACAGATGGCCAGCTTCAACCGGGAGATGATTCCCGACCGCCAGCCCCACGCGAAGGGCTCGGGGGCCTTTGGGCACTTTGAAGTCACCCAGGATGTCAGCGCCTACACCAAGGCCGCGCTGTTCCAGCCCGGGACCAAGACCGATGTGCTGGCCCGTTTTTCGACAGTCGCCGGCGAGGGCGGCAGCCCCGACACCTGGCGGGATGTGCGCGGTTTTGCCCTCAAGTTCTACACTTCCGAGGGCAACTACGACATGGTCGGCAACAACACGCCGGTGTTCTTCGTGCGCGATCCGATGAAATTCCAGCATTTCATCCACTCGCAGAAACGCCGCGCCGACAGCGGCCTGCGCGACAACGACATGCAGTGGGATTTCTGGACCCTGTCGCCCGAGACCGCCCACCAGGTCACCATCCTGATGAGTGACCGCGGCGTTCCCAGGAGCTATCGCCACATGAACGGCTATACCAGTCATACCTATATGTGGGTCAATGCCAAGGGTGAGCGCTTCTGGGTCAAATACCACTTCAAGACCGACCAGGGGATCGAGACCCTCCCCCAGGAGGAGGCCGACCGCATCGCCGGCGAAGACGCCGACTGCCATCGCCGCGACCTGTTCAACGCGATCAAGAAAGGCGATTGCCCTAGCTGGACGCTGAAGGTGCAGATCATGCCCTTCGAGGAGGCAGCCAACTATCGCTTCAATCCCTTCGACCTGACCAAGGTCTGGCCGCACGAGGATTATCCCCTGCACGAGGTCGGCCGATTGACGTTGAATCGCAACCCGAGCGACTTCCACACCGAGATCGAACAGGCCGCTTTCGAGCCGAACAACTTCGTTCCCGGCATCGGCCCAAGCCCCGACCGCATGCTGCTTGCCCGCCTGATTTCCTATGCCGATGCCCACCGCGCACGCCTGGGCGTCAACTACAGGCAGATTCCGGTCAACCGGCCGAAATGCCCGGTGCACAGCTACAGCAAAGGCGGCGCAATGCGGATCGACAATGTCTCCGATCCGGTGTATGTCCCGAACTCCAAGGGCGGCCCGCAAGCCGACCCGGAGCGCTACCCCGAGTCCGCGGTCTGGAGTGCCAGCGGGGAGTTCATGCGCACGGCCTATACCCTGCGCAAGGATGATGACGACTTCAGCCAGCCCGGCGCCCTGGTGCGCGAGGTCATGAACGACGCCCAACGCGACCGGCTGGTGTCCAACGTGGTCGGCCATCTCAAAGGCGGCGTCTCGGAACCGGTTCTGAAGCGCGCCCTCGAATACTGGAGCAATATCGACAAAGAGGTCGGCAGCCGCATCGCCAAGGGAGTCAAGGGGAGCTGA
- a CDS encoding pyridoxal-phosphate-dependent aminotransferase family protein encodes MHKKLFIPGPVEVSPDVMEAMCAPMVGHRMAEYAQLHEKVTRGLKTLLNTEDPVFLSTSSAFGVMEGAVRNLVQKRCACFGNGAFSTKWHDVTRRCGIEADLFSAEWGQPISAEMVDQALAGGKYDAMTLVHNETSTGVMSPLAEIAEVMKKYPDVSFIVDTVSSMTAVPLDLAALGTDVCLAGVQKAFGLPPGLAVFAVSPRALEKARSTPNRGYYFDFEEFEKNDLKHNTPSTPCISLIYAMAHQLDKMFAEGLAARYARHAQMADTTRQWVQQQGFSLFAAEGARSQTLTCACNDERTDLERLKKLAGEQGYAIDNGYGKIKNKTFRIPHMADMTMADLQELFTLLESLLPKVRP; translated from the coding sequence ATGCATAAAAAACTTTTTATTCCCGGTCCAGTGGAAGTCTCCCCCGATGTCATGGAAGCCATGTGCGCCCCTATGGTCGGACACCGGATGGCGGAGTATGCCCAGCTGCATGAAAAAGTGACGCGGGGATTGAAGACCCTGCTCAATACCGAGGATCCCGTGTTTCTCTCGACCTCGAGCGCTTTCGGGGTGATGGAGGGCGCGGTGCGCAACCTGGTGCAGAAACGTTGTGCCTGCTTCGGCAACGGCGCCTTCAGTACCAAATGGCATGACGTCACCCGCCGCTGCGGCATCGAGGCGGATCTGTTCAGCGCCGAATGGGGGCAGCCGATCTCCGCAGAGATGGTTGACCAGGCCCTGGCCGGTGGGAAATACGATGCCATGACCCTGGTGCACAATGAAACGTCCACCGGCGTCATGTCGCCGCTGGCGGAAATCGCCGAAGTGATGAAGAAGTACCCGGATGTTTCTTTTATCGTCGATACGGTCTCCTCCATGACGGCGGTCCCGCTTGATCTGGCCGCGCTGGGCACCGATGTCTGCCTGGCCGGCGTTCAGAAGGCGTTTGGCCTGCCGCCGGGGCTGGCCGTCTTCGCGGTTTCGCCCCGGGCTCTCGAAAAGGCCCGCAGCACGCCCAATCGCGGGTATTATTTTGACTTCGAGGAGTTTGAAAAGAACGACCTGAAGCACAACACTCCCAGCACCCCCTGCATCAGCCTCATCTACGCTATGGCGCACCAGCTCGACAAGATGTTTGCCGAAGGGCTGGCCGCGCGCTACGCCCGCCATGCGCAGATGGCCGACACCACCCGGCAGTGGGTGCAGCAGCAGGGATTCTCCCTGTTCGCCGCCGAAGGGGCGCGCTCGCAGACCCTGACCTGCGCCTGCAATGATGAGCGCACCGACCTGGAGCGGCTCAAGAAGCTCGCCGGGGAGCAGGGTTATGCCATCGATAACGGCTACGGCAAGATCAAGAACAAAACTTTTCGCATCCCACACATGGCCGACATGACCATGGCTGACCTGCAGGAACTTTTTACCCTGCTGGAGTCGCTGCTCCCTAAAGTGCGCCCCTGA
- a CDS encoding energy-coupling factor ABC transporter ATP-binding protein, whose protein sequence is MTRAILEFQAVHYSYPDGSRGLDDCTFMIAEGERTAVLGANGAGKTTLLLHTNGLLQPQQGEVLYDERLLNYRRAELVRLRTDIGMVFQNPDSQLFSASVREDVAFGPLNLGLAAEEVQHRVDRALAAVHLNDCAHKPVQHLSFGQKKRVCLAGVLAMHPRVLILDEPMAGLDPAMQDELLNLLNELHASGLSVVLATHDLDFAYQWSNTMVIMDAGKCVARIPTDALSAQQEVLTRFGLGLPFVVQVWNALGSPRSTPPRTVEELCRYITERN, encoded by the coding sequence ATGACACGCGCCATTCTCGAATTTCAGGCGGTACACTACAGCTACCCCGACGGCAGCAGAGGCCTTGATGACTGCACCTTCATGATTGCAGAAGGGGAACGCACCGCCGTCCTCGGTGCCAATGGCGCTGGCAAAACCACTCTGCTCCTGCATACCAACGGTCTGCTGCAGCCCCAGCAGGGAGAGGTGCTCTATGATGAGCGGCTCCTGAACTACCGCCGCGCTGAACTCGTCCGCCTGCGTACCGATATCGGCATGGTATTCCAGAACCCCGACAGTCAGCTTTTTTCCGCCAGTGTGCGCGAAGACGTTGCCTTCGGGCCGCTCAATCTTGGGCTGGCAGCGGAAGAAGTCCAGCACAGAGTTGATCGGGCACTTGCTGCTGTACACCTCAACGATTGCGCCCATAAGCCGGTGCAGCACCTGAGTTTCGGGCAGAAAAAACGGGTCTGTCTCGCCGGAGTACTGGCCATGCATCCCAGAGTTCTGATTCTGGATGAACCCATGGCTGGACTCGACCCCGCTATGCAAGACGAACTGCTGAATCTGCTCAACGAACTCCACGCGAGCGGACTCAGTGTTGTGCTGGCGACCCATGATCTGGATTTTGCCTATCAGTGGAGTAACACGATGGTCATCATGGATGCCGGCAAGTGCGTGGCGCGCATTCCGACTGACGCACTGTCTGCACAGCAGGAGGTACTGACCCGCTTCGGACTCGGCCTTCCTTTCGTGGTGCAGGTGTGGAATGCGCTGGGCTCTCCCCGGAGTACCCCGCCGCGTACCGTCGAGGAACTGTGTCGTTACATAACGGAACGAAATTAA
- a CDS encoding energy-coupling factor ABC transporter permease has protein sequence MHIMEGFLPADHAIGWSLASAPVVAYGVYSLGQKVRKHPEYRMLLGVAAAFTFILSALKIPSVTGSCSHPTGTGFGALLFGPTAMAPVGLVVLLFQALLLAHGGITTLGANIFSMAIVGPFVAYSVFRLARIFRLPFGMAVFLATFSANLMTYLTTSAQLALAFPDPVGGFVASFAKFASIFALTQLPLAFIEGLLSVLIFNALKRFNPQELRKMKLLQPREVQP, from the coding sequence ATGCACATCATGGAAGGATTTCTCCCAGCTGATCACGCAATCGGCTGGAGCTTGGCGTCGGCTCCCGTTGTCGCTTACGGAGTCTATTCCCTCGGCCAAAAAGTCCGAAAGCACCCGGAGTATCGTATGCTCCTCGGCGTTGCGGCCGCCTTTACCTTTATCCTTTCCGCACTGAAAATTCCGTCGGTCACCGGGAGTTGCTCCCACCCTACCGGGACGGGATTTGGCGCTCTCCTGTTCGGGCCAACGGCCATGGCGCCCGTTGGTTTGGTGGTCCTGCTTTTTCAGGCGCTTTTGCTGGCCCATGGTGGCATCACAACGCTGGGGGCCAACATTTTTTCCATGGCGATTGTCGGGCCGTTTGTGGCCTACAGCGTATTCCGGTTGGCGCGCATATTCCGTTTACCGTTTGGAATGGCCGTATTTCTTGCCACCTTCAGCGCTAACCTGATGACCTATCTCACGACGTCGGCGCAACTGGCACTGGCCTTTCCCGATCCGGTGGGTGGCTTCGTCGCTTCTTTCGCCAAGTTTGCTTCCATTTTTGCCTTGACACAGCTCCCGCTGGCCTTCATCGAAGGGTTGCTGTCGGTGTTGATTTTTAATGCACTGAAACGCTTCAACCCTCAGGAACTCAGGAAAATGAAGCTGCTGCAACCACGCGAGGTACAGCCATGA
- the cbiQ gene encoding cobalt ECF transporter T component CbiQ produces the protein MAERAAMYIERFSHYGAWRHVAPSAKGIFTLSGLSAAFLAATVPAAAAVTLVFALLTLGVARVAWRSYLLILAPALFFLALSAFSIALSLSWGDSWHDVSFSFPPQQLEQAMLVCTRSLACLCALLFLALTTPLGDMMALLRRLRTPELLIDIMVLGYRSLFVFAQVVSDTRTAQMARLGYISAHRSLRSLGMLIAHTTLQLWQRAGQLHAAAQARSGEGPLRFADQTFPHAGRDSLIALLAGSGLNIAMVIAG, from the coding sequence ATGGCAGAACGGGCAGCCATGTACATAGAGCGTTTCAGTCATTACGGTGCCTGGCGACATGTTGCGCCGAGCGCCAAGGGGATTTTTACCCTGAGCGGTTTGAGCGCGGCTTTTCTGGCGGCTACTGTGCCGGCTGCCGCTGCCGTGACGCTGGTATTTGCACTTCTGACACTGGGCGTAGCACGGGTCGCCTGGCGCTCTTATCTGCTCATTCTTGCCCCGGCGCTGTTTTTTCTGGCGTTGAGTGCGTTTTCCATCGCTCTTTCACTCTCCTGGGGGGACTCATGGCATGATGTTTCGTTTTCTTTCCCACCGCAACAGCTCGAGCAGGCGATGTTGGTGTGCACCCGCTCTCTCGCCTGCCTTTGCGCCCTGCTGTTTCTGGCGTTGACGACCCCTTTAGGAGATATGATGGCGTTGTTGCGGCGCTTGCGGACTCCTGAGTTGCTGATCGATATCATGGTGCTGGGTTACCGTTCGCTTTTTGTTTTCGCGCAGGTCGTAAGTGATACTCGCACGGCACAAATGGCGCGCCTGGGATATATCAGCGCCCACCGCTCCCTGCGCTCGTTGGGAATGCTGATCGCCCATACCACGCTGCAACTCTGGCAACGGGCGGGACAATTGCATGCCGCTGCTCAAGCGCGATCAGGAGAGGGTCCTTTGCGCTTTGCCGATCAGACCTTTCCCCACGCCGGGCGCGACAGCCTGATTGCCCTGCTGGCGGGATCGGGCCTGAATATTGCCATGGTGATCGCCGGATGA
- a CDS encoding 3'-5' exonuclease: MLPAQCVVLDLETTGTSPQYDRIIEIGLCEIEQGRVVGEWSSLVNPEVRLSPFIVQYTGISDALVAEAPPLPPVSAPWARCAD; encoded by the coding sequence ATGCTCCCTGCACAGTGCGTCGTTCTTGACCTCGAAACCACAGGCACCAGCCCCCAGTATGACCGCATCATCGAGATCGGGCTCTGCGAAATCGAGCAGGGCCGCGTGGTGGGAGAGTGGTCATCGCTGGTCAACCCCGAAGTGCGCCTGTCGCCTTTTATCGTTCAGTACACCGGCATCAGCGACGCGCTGGTGGCCGAGGCGCCGCCTTTACCCCCAGTATCGGCGCCATGGGCTCGATGCGCTGATTGA
- the def gene encoding peptide deformylase, with product MAIRKILHYPDPVLRQKSETVDEVDDEIRTLADDMAETMYAAPGVGLAAPQVGVLKRVIVLDCAGDDDQRRLICAVNPEILSLEGEICEEEGCLSVPSYYAKVTRSPRARVRYLDLDGQQVELDAEGLLAVAFQHEIEHLDGVLFIDHLSPLKKSLFKKKYKKILEQKQEEL from the coding sequence ATGGCTATTCGAAAAATACTGCATTATCCCGATCCTGTGCTGCGGCAGAAGTCTGAAACCGTTGACGAGGTCGACGACGAGATTCGCACGCTGGCCGATGACATGGCGGAAACCATGTATGCGGCGCCCGGAGTCGGCCTGGCCGCGCCCCAGGTGGGCGTGCTCAAACGGGTCATTGTCCTTGACTGCGCCGGCGACGACGATCAACGGCGCCTTATCTGTGCCGTCAACCCTGAAATCCTTTCTCTTGAAGGCGAAATCTGCGAGGAGGAAGGCTGTCTGTCGGTGCCGAGCTATTACGCCAAGGTCACACGCAGCCCGCGAGCGCGAGTCCGCTACCTCGACCTTGATGGACAGCAGGTTGAACTGGACGCTGAAGGACTCCTGGCGGTGGCCTTCCAGCACGAGATCGAACATCTCGACGGGGTGTTGTTCATCGATCACCTCTCCCCACTGAAAAAGAGCCTGTTTAAAAAGAAGTATAAAAAGATTCTGGAGCAGAAGCAGGAGGAGTTGTGA